The following proteins come from a genomic window of Sphaerisporangium rubeum:
- a CDS encoding DUF6104 family protein has protein sequence MYFTDRGIEELVERRGEEEVGMVWLAERMREFVDLNPEFEVPVERLATWLARLDDED, from the coding sequence ATGTACTTCACCGACCGGGGGATCGAGGAGCTGGTCGAGCGCCGCGGCGAGGAGGAGGTCGGCATGGTGTGGCTGGCCGAGCGCATGCGTGAGTTCGTCGACCTCAACCCGGAGTTCGAGGTGCCGGTGGAGCGGCTGGCGACCTGGCTCGCGCGGCTGGACGACGAGGACTGA
- a CDS encoding DUF2000 family protein codes for MRFDTKIAIVVREDLATWQKLNVTAFLSSAVATLDDLIGTPYTDATGNTYLPMLRQPVLIYTAPDTQALNHLHRRALTRAFPTAVYIEDMFKTTHDTANRETVQAFQADELPLVGLAVHGPRNPLDKILKDLSLHP; via the coding sequence ATGCGCTTCGACACCAAGATCGCCATAGTCGTCCGAGAAGACCTGGCCACCTGGCAGAAACTCAACGTCACCGCCTTCCTGTCAAGCGCCGTAGCCACCCTCGACGACCTGATCGGCACCCCCTACACCGACGCCACCGGCAACACCTACCTCCCCATGCTCCGCCAGCCCGTCCTCATCTACACGGCCCCCGACACCCAGGCCCTGAACCACCTCCACCGACGAGCCCTCACCCGAGCCTTCCCGACGGCCGTCTACATAGAAGACATGTTCAAGACCACCCACGACACCGCCAACCGCGAAACCGTCCAGGCCTTCCAAGCCGACGAACTCCCCCTGGTAGGCCTTGCCGTCCACGGCCCCCGCAACCCTCTGGACAAAATCCTGAAGGACCTCTCGCTCCACCCCTGA
- a CDS encoding multifunctional oxoglutarate decarboxylase/oxoglutarate dehydrogenase thiamine pyrophosphate-binding subunit/dihydrolipoyllysine-residue succinyltransferase subunit translates to MSSESSGTNPLATFGQNEWLVDELYQKYLQDPESVDRAWWNFFADYNPESGTSRTALPEANGAAAPVTEPAAAEPEPTPREPVKPAKPVQKAAAKPAEKPAAKAAEPAKSAKPSGAEEVRLRGAAARTAANMDLSLAVPTATSVRVIPAKLLIDNRIVINNHLSRGRGGKVSFTHLIGYAIVKALAVMPDMNHSYAEVDGKPTLVKPEHVGLGLAIDVQKSDGSRQLLVPSIKAAESMDFRQFWTAYEEVVRKARAGKLGVDDFTGTTISLTNPGTIGTVHSVPRLMPGQGTIIGVGAMEYPAEYQGASPETLNRLAVSKVMTLTSTYDHRIIQGAQSGEFLRRIHRLLLGEDGFYDEVFQALRIPYEPVRWVQDISASHDDDVAKSARVIELIHAYRVRGHLMADTDPLEYNQRKHPDLDIKSHGLTLWDLEREFATGGFGGRPLMKLRDILGVLRDSYCRTVGIEYMHIQNPEERSWIQARVEKGHTRPTREEQLHILHRLNTAEAFETFLQTKYVGQKRFSLEGGESLIPLLDSVISAAAEEGLDEAVIGMAHRGRLNVLANIVGKSYAQVFGEFEGNLDPRSAHGSGDVKYHLGAGGDFTAPSGQKIATSVVANPSHLEAVDPVLEGVVRAKQDLLERGEEGFTVLPVLVHGDAAFAGQGVVAETLHLSQLRGYRTGGTVHVVVNNQVGFTTSPASSRSSVYATDVARMIQAPIFHVNGDDPEAVVRVGRLAYEYRQAFRKDVVIDLVCYRRRGHNESDNPSFTQPLMYDLIDAKRSIRKLYTEALIGRGDITVEEAEQALRDYQSQLERAFTETREAGHKPLEPGAVVKPAPDEVVPWSHDETPSAVSEETIKRVVETQLNLPEGFTAHPRLAPVLQRRGRMVSEDAIDWAMGETLAFGSLLLDGHPVRLVGQDSRRGTFGQRHAVLVDRVTGEDHTPLKAFNQGTTKFYVYDSLLSEFAAMGFEYGYSVVRPDALVAWEAQFGDFANGAQSIIDEFISSGEQKWGQRSSVVLLLPHGYEGQGPDHSSARIERFLQLCAQDNMTVAQPSTPANYFHLLRWQVLSNRRRPLVVFTPKSLLRLKAASSPAVEFTSGAFRPVIGDATVTPSEVRRVVLCSGRVYYDLVAARDKQERSDVAIVRLERIYPFPAEELRAELSRYSLDAELVWAQDEPINMGPWPYLTLKLAEEPGVLGGRGLRRVSRPANSSPAVGSHAAHDAELERITTESLG, encoded by the coding sequence GTGTCGTCTGAGTCGTCGGGGACAAACCCGCTGGCCACCTTTGGACAGAACGAGTGGCTTGTCGATGAGCTGTACCAGAAGTATCTCCAGGACCCCGAATCCGTCGACCGCGCCTGGTGGAACTTCTTCGCCGACTACAACCCCGAGTCAGGCACGAGCCGCACAGCACTGCCGGAGGCCAACGGCGCCGCCGCACCGGTGACCGAGCCGGCCGCCGCCGAGCCCGAGCCCACCCCGCGCGAGCCCGTGAAGCCCGCCAAGCCCGTGCAGAAGGCCGCGGCCAAGCCCGCCGAGAAGCCCGCCGCCAAGGCCGCCGAGCCGGCCAAGTCCGCCAAGCCGTCCGGTGCGGAAGAGGTCCGCCTGCGCGGCGCCGCCGCGCGCACCGCGGCCAACATGGACCTCAGCCTGGCCGTCCCCACCGCCACCAGCGTGCGCGTGATCCCGGCCAAGCTGCTGATCGACAACCGCATCGTCATCAACAACCATCTGTCCCGCGGTCGCGGCGGCAAGGTGTCGTTCACCCACCTGATCGGCTACGCCATCGTCAAGGCGCTCGCCGTGATGCCGGACATGAACCACTCCTACGCCGAGGTCGACGGCAAGCCGACCCTGGTCAAGCCCGAGCACGTCGGCCTCGGCCTCGCCATCGACGTGCAGAAGAGCGACGGCAGCCGTCAGCTCCTCGTGCCGTCCATCAAGGCCGCCGAGTCCATGGACTTCCGCCAGTTCTGGACGGCGTACGAAGAGGTCGTGCGCAAGGCCCGCGCCGGCAAGCTCGGCGTGGACGATTTCACCGGCACCACGATCAGCCTCACCAACCCCGGCACCATCGGCACCGTCCACTCGGTGCCGCGCCTGATGCCGGGCCAGGGCACGATCATCGGCGTCGGCGCCATGGAGTACCCCGCCGAGTACCAAGGCGCCTCCCCCGAGACGCTCAACCGCCTCGCGGTCAGCAAGGTCATGACCCTGACCAGCACCTACGACCACCGCATCATCCAGGGTGCGCAGTCGGGTGAGTTCCTGCGCCGCATCCACCGGCTGCTGCTCGGTGAGGACGGCTTCTACGACGAGGTGTTCCAGGCCCTGCGCATCCCGTACGAGCCGGTGCGCTGGGTGCAGGACATCTCGGCCTCCCACGACGACGACGTCGCCAAGTCGGCCCGCGTCATCGAGCTGATCCACGCCTACCGCGTGCGCGGCCACCTGATGGCCGACACCGACCCGCTGGAGTACAACCAGCGCAAGCACCCCGACCTGGACATCAAGTCCCACGGCCTCACCTTGTGGGACCTCGAGCGCGAGTTCGCGACCGGCGGGTTCGGCGGCCGTCCGCTGATGAAGCTGCGCGACATCCTCGGCGTGCTGCGCGACTCCTACTGCCGCACGGTCGGCATCGAGTACATGCACATCCAGAACCCCGAGGAGCGGTCCTGGATCCAGGCGCGGGTCGAGAAGGGCCACACCCGGCCGACCCGTGAGGAGCAGCTCCACATCCTGCACCGGCTCAACACCGCCGAGGCGTTCGAGACGTTCCTGCAGACCAAGTACGTCGGCCAGAAGCGCTTCTCGCTCGAAGGCGGCGAGTCGCTGATCCCGCTGCTCGACTCGGTGATCAGCGCGGCGGCCGAGGAGGGCCTCGACGAGGCCGTCATCGGCATGGCGCACCGCGGCCGGCTCAACGTGCTCGCCAACATCGTCGGCAAGTCGTACGCGCAGGTGTTCGGCGAGTTCGAAGGCAACCTCGACCCGCGCAGCGCGCACGGCTCAGGCGACGTGAAGTACCACCTCGGCGCCGGCGGCGACTTCACCGCGCCGAGCGGCCAGAAGATCGCGACGTCCGTGGTGGCGAACCCGTCCCACCTGGAGGCCGTCGACCCGGTGCTCGAAGGTGTGGTCCGCGCCAAGCAGGACCTGCTGGAGCGCGGCGAGGAGGGCTTCACCGTCCTTCCCGTGCTGGTGCACGGCGACGCCGCGTTCGCCGGCCAGGGTGTGGTGGCCGAGACGCTCCACCTGTCGCAGCTTCGCGGGTACCGCACCGGCGGCACCGTGCACGTCGTGGTCAACAACCAGGTGGGCTTCACCACCTCGCCGGCGTCGTCGCGGTCCAGCGTGTACGCCACCGACGTGGCGCGCATGATCCAGGCGCCGATCTTCCACGTCAACGGCGACGACCCCGAGGCCGTGGTGCGGGTGGGCCGGCTGGCCTACGAGTACCGCCAGGCGTTCCGCAAGGACGTCGTGATCGACCTGGTCTGCTACCGCCGCCGCGGCCACAACGAGAGCGACAACCCGAGCTTCACCCAGCCCCTGATGTACGACCTGATCGACGCCAAGCGCTCGATCCGCAAGCTGTACACCGAGGCGCTGATCGGCCGCGGCGACATCACGGTCGAGGAGGCCGAGCAGGCGCTGCGCGACTACCAGAGCCAGCTCGAACGCGCCTTCACCGAGACCCGCGAGGCCGGTCACAAGCCGCTGGAGCCGGGTGCGGTCGTCAAGCCGGCCCCCGACGAGGTGGTGCCGTGGTCCCACGACGAGACCCCGTCGGCGGTCAGCGAGGAGACGATCAAGCGGGTCGTGGAGACCCAGCTCAACCTCCCCGAGGGCTTCACCGCGCACCCGCGCCTGGCGCCGGTGCTGCAGCGCCGCGGCCGCATGGTGTCGGAGGACGCCATCGACTGGGCCATGGGTGAGACCCTGGCGTTCGGCTCGCTGCTGCTCGACGGCCACCCGGTGCGCCTGGTCGGCCAGGACTCCCGTCGTGGCACGTTCGGCCAGCGGCACGCGGTGCTGGTCGACCGGGTCACCGGTGAGGACCACACGCCGCTGAAGGCGTTCAACCAGGGCACCACGAAGTTCTACGTCTACGACTCCCTGCTGTCGGAGTTCGCGGCGATGGGCTTCGAGTACGGCTACAGCGTGGTGCGGCCGGACGCGCTGGTGGCGTGGGAGGCGCAGTTCGGCGACTTCGCCAACGGCGCGCAGTCGATCATCGACGAGTTCATCTCGTCGGGTGAGCAGAAGTGGGGCCAGCGTTCCTCGGTGGTCCTGCTGCTGCCGCACGGCTACGAGGGCCAGGGTCCCGACCACTCCTCCGCGCGGATCGAGCGGTTCCTGCAGCTGTGCGCGCAGGACAACATGACGGTGGCGCAGCCGAGCACGCCGGCCAACTACTTCCACCTGCTGCGCTGGCAGGTGCTGAGCAACCGGCGCCGTCCGCTGGTGGTCTTCACGCCGAAGTCGCTGCTGCGGCTCAAGGCGGCGTCCTCGCCTGCCGTGGAGTTCACCTCCGGGGCCTTCCGGCCGGTGATCGGCGACGCCACGGTCACCCCGTCCGAGGTGCGGCGCGTGGTGCTGTGCTCGGGCCGGGTGTACTACGACCTGGTCGCGGCGCGGGACAAGCAGGAGCGCTCGGACGTCGCGATCGTGCGGCTTGAGCGCATCTACCCCTTCCCCGCCGAGGAGCTGCGTGCCGAGCTGTCCCGTTACAGCTTGGACGCCGAGCTGGTGTGGGCCCAGGACGAGCCGATCAACATGGGCCCGTGGCCGTACCTCACGCTGAAGCTGGCCGAGGAGCCGGGTGTGCTCGGCGGTCGCGGGCTGCGCCGGGTGTCCCGGCCGGCCAACTCCTCGCCGGCGGTCGGCTCGCACGCCGCGCACGACGCCGAGCTGGAGCGCATCACCACCGAGAGCCTCGGCTGA
- a CDS encoding zinc-binding dehydrogenase, giving the protein MFAVTCTRTDQDDPLAGLTLGEHPDPEPPAGWTTVTVKAAALNHHDLWTLQGVGIRQDRLPIVLGCDAAGVDEDGNDVIVHSVIGAPVHGDETLDPRRSLLSEVHDGTFAERVTVPRANLVPKPAELSFEDAACLPTAWLTAYRMLFEKAGLEPGSTVLVQGAGGGVATALIRLGRAAGYRVWATSRSEEKRERALTLGADQVFASGARLPERVDAVMETVGQATWDHSLKSLRPGGRVVVSGATSGAVPPADLNRVFFLQLSVIGSTMGTRDQLGRLATFLGQTGVRPVVDRVLPLAEAPEGFAALRDGDFFGKIVFTVD; this is encoded by the coding sequence ATGTTCGCCGTTACATGCACGCGCACCGACCAGGACGATCCGCTCGCCGGGCTCACGCTGGGTGAGCACCCCGACCCCGAGCCCCCCGCCGGCTGGACCACCGTCACCGTCAAGGCGGCGGCCCTCAACCACCACGACCTCTGGACCCTCCAAGGTGTCGGCATCCGGCAGGACCGTCTCCCCATCGTGCTCGGCTGCGACGCGGCCGGTGTGGACGAGGACGGCAACGACGTCATCGTCCACTCGGTGATCGGCGCGCCGGTGCACGGGGACGAGACCCTGGACCCTCGGCGGTCCCTGCTGTCGGAGGTCCACGACGGCACGTTCGCCGAGCGGGTCACCGTGCCGCGCGCCAACCTCGTGCCGAAACCGGCGGAGCTGTCCTTCGAGGACGCCGCGTGCCTGCCGACGGCGTGGCTGACGGCGTACCGCATGCTGTTCGAGAAGGCCGGCCTCGAGCCCGGGTCCACGGTGCTGGTGCAGGGTGCCGGGGGTGGCGTCGCGACCGCGCTGATCAGGCTCGGACGAGCGGCCGGGTATCGGGTGTGGGCCACCAGCCGGTCGGAGGAGAAACGGGAACGCGCTCTGACGCTCGGCGCCGATCAGGTCTTCGCATCGGGAGCACGGCTGCCTGAGCGGGTGGACGCCGTGATGGAGACCGTGGGTCAGGCGACGTGGGACCACTCACTGAAGTCCCTACGGCCCGGTGGCCGCGTCGTGGTGAGCGGCGCCACCAGCGGCGCCGTGCCACCTGCCGACCTGAACCGGGTCTTCTTCCTCCAGCTGTCGGTGATCGGCTCCACCATGGGGACGCGCGACCAGCTCGGCAGACTCGCCACGTTCCTCGGCCAGACGGGGGTACGGCCCGTCGTGGACCGGGTGCTGCCACTGGCCGAGGCCCCAGAGGGGTTCGCGGCCCTGCGCGACGGCGACTTCTTCGGCAAGATCGTCTTCACCGTGGATTAG
- a CDS encoding DUF4097 family beta strand repeat-containing protein: protein MAQWIIDQPGRHTFEPVTALSVRIVAGRLAVLASDGPPTLEVTEIDTAPLVVEHDEDGRLTVAYKDLTWDGVLGWLRQGRRSTTLTLTVPKDCAVQAGVISASAVVAGFEKRTNVKSVSGEIVLDGLSGETEAETVSGPVESRGLTGDFRFTSVAGELTVAGGTPRRLRVNTVSGRVTADLALPPTGHVTLHSVSGPIVVRLPKDTDADVALRSTSGRLDTAFDGLNGASRPGTRSLSGRLGGGMASLSATTISADVTLLRRDQ, encoded by the coding sequence ATGGCCCAGTGGATCATCGACCAGCCCGGCCGGCACACGTTCGAGCCGGTGACCGCGCTCAGCGTGCGCATCGTGGCCGGTCGCCTGGCCGTGCTCGCCAGCGACGGGCCACCCACCCTGGAGGTGACCGAGATCGACACGGCGCCGCTGGTCGTCGAGCACGACGAGGACGGGCGGCTCACCGTCGCGTACAAGGACCTGACCTGGGACGGCGTCCTCGGCTGGCTCCGGCAGGGCCGGCGGTCCACCACGCTGACCCTGACCGTGCCGAAGGACTGCGCCGTGCAGGCAGGCGTCATCTCCGCGTCCGCGGTCGTGGCGGGCTTCGAGAAACGCACCAACGTCAAGAGCGTGTCCGGTGAGATCGTGCTGGACGGGCTCAGCGGCGAGACCGAGGCCGAGACCGTGTCAGGGCCGGTCGAGAGCCGCGGCCTGACCGGCGACTTCCGTTTCACGAGCGTCGCCGGGGAGCTGACCGTCGCCGGCGGCACCCCCCGGCGGCTGCGCGTCAACACCGTGTCCGGCCGCGTCACCGCGGACCTGGCACTCCCGCCGACGGGGCACGTCACCCTGCACAGCGTGTCAGGGCCCATCGTGGTGCGCCTCCCCAAGGACACCGACGCCGACGTCGCCCTGCGGTCCACCTCCGGCCGGCTGGACACCGCGTTCGACGGCCTGAACGGCGCCAGCCGTCCCGGCACACGTTCGCTGTCCGGCCGGCTCGGCGGCGGGATGGCCTCCCTGTCGGCCACCACGATCTCGGCCGACGTGACCCTTCTGAGGAGAGACCAGTGA
- a CDS encoding winged helix-turn-helix domain-containing protein, whose amino-acid sequence MSDLDPVIHAPARLQIMSLLAAVEEAEFSFLRDETGVSDSVMSKHATALETAGYVQIRKGHVGKRPRTWLKLSPTGRQAYKAHVEALHDIVARSGMTLIPE is encoded by the coding sequence ATGAGCGACCTGGATCCGGTGATCCACGCACCCGCCAGACTCCAGATCATGTCCCTGCTCGCCGCCGTCGAAGAGGCGGAGTTCTCCTTCCTCCGCGACGAGACCGGCGTCAGCGACTCGGTCATGTCCAAACACGCCACCGCTCTGGAGACGGCCGGCTACGTCCAGATCCGCAAGGGTCATGTGGGGAAACGTCCCCGCACCTGGCTCAAACTCTCCCCCACCGGCCGTCAGGCGTACAAAGCCCACGTGGAGGCCCTGCACGACATAGTCGCGCGCTCAGGCATGACCCTCATCCCCGAATAG
- a CDS encoding helix-turn-helix transcriptional regulator, producing MSPVFAHGRLRLYLLKLLEESPRHGYEVIRLLQDRFLGVYSPSPGTIYPRLARLEEEGLVTHEVVDGKKVFTITDNGRAELESRLDELADLEQEITRSVQDIAREVKEDVRDTVRSLRDELTQMARDVRQGNQQSGQETKENLRAAQEEIRNARDEYRRVWREQKQAWQQQKQEFQRQKQAWKEETYRWRDDWLSTFWPTIHPGHPGHDATGHDAELGRMLADFVNEIREAAAEGTVTEETLATTQDTLYEASTKIRSSLNP from the coding sequence GTGAGCCCCGTTTTCGCCCATGGGCGGCTCCGTTTGTACCTGCTCAAGCTCCTCGAAGAGAGCCCGAGACACGGCTACGAGGTGATCCGCCTCCTCCAGGACCGCTTCCTCGGGGTGTACTCGCCGTCCCCCGGCACGATCTACCCCCGTCTCGCCAGGCTGGAGGAGGAAGGCCTGGTGACCCACGAGGTGGTCGACGGCAAGAAGGTCTTCACCATCACCGACAACGGTCGCGCCGAACTGGAGAGCCGGCTCGACGAGCTGGCCGACCTCGAGCAGGAGATCACCCGGTCGGTCCAGGACATCGCACGCGAGGTCAAGGAGGACGTGCGCGACACCGTGCGTTCCCTGCGGGACGAACTCACCCAGATGGCCCGCGACGTCCGCCAAGGCAACCAGCAAAGCGGTCAGGAGACCAAGGAGAACCTCCGCGCCGCGCAGGAGGAGATCCGCAACGCACGCGACGAGTACCGCCGCGTCTGGCGTGAGCAGAAGCAGGCCTGGCAGCAGCAGAAGCAGGAGTTCCAACGCCAGAAGCAGGCCTGGAAAGAGGAGACCTACCGCTGGCGCGACGACTGGCTGAGCACCTTCTGGCCGACCATCCACCCCGGCCACCCCGGCCACGACGCCACCGGCCACGACGCCGAACTCGGCCGCATGCTCGCCGACTTCGTCAACGAGATCCGCGAAGCCGCCGCCGAAGGCACCGTGACCGAGGAAACCCTCGCCACCACCCAGGACACCCTCTACGAAGCCAGCACCAAGATCCGCTCCTCTCTGAACCCCTGA
- a CDS encoding L,D-transpeptidase family protein, whose protein sequence is MYVSRPSRRTALVLAAVALAALAVVTLIAYLTAGQKATPTAKPPLEPPVAPVHVTKKQLAALPRATTYAKLRHAEKDPAPHASATGQILHPKHTKILYTTPGGPPLAVLPTTQLDNPTWLPVIETRPGWTRVLLPTRPNGATGWLHTADNSTEQTANPYEVRVDLSDRRLTLLKHSAPTGSWPVAVGAPDTPTPTGRTFLLASLTPPEITYSPLILPLGAHSEVLQTYDGGPGTIGLHGWPDSSVFGKALSHGCVRLPRQALTTLSHLPLGTPVLVSA, encoded by the coding sequence GTGTACGTCAGCCGTCCGTCCCGCCGCACCGCACTTGTGCTCGCCGCAGTGGCGCTCGCCGCCTTGGCGGTCGTGACCCTGATCGCGTACCTGACCGCCGGACAGAAGGCCACCCCCACGGCCAAGCCGCCACTCGAGCCCCCGGTCGCCCCCGTCCACGTGACGAAGAAACAACTCGCGGCACTCCCCCGAGCCACCACGTACGCGAAACTCCGGCACGCGGAGAAGGACCCGGCCCCTCACGCCTCCGCCACCGGCCAGATCCTCCACCCCAAACACACCAAAATCCTCTACACCACCCCCGGTGGCCCACCTCTGGCCGTACTCCCCACCACCCAGCTCGACAACCCCACCTGGCTCCCCGTCATAGAGACCCGCCCCGGCTGGACCCGCGTCCTGCTCCCCACCCGTCCCAACGGCGCCACCGGCTGGCTCCACACCGCCGACAACAGCACAGAACAGACCGCCAACCCGTACGAGGTCCGCGTCGACCTCAGCGACCGCCGCCTGACCCTCCTCAAGCACAGCGCACCCACCGGCTCGTGGCCGGTGGCCGTAGGCGCACCGGACACGCCGACCCCCACCGGCCGCACCTTCCTCCTCGCCTCCCTGACCCCACCCGAGATCACCTACAGCCCTCTGATCCTCCCTCTAGGCGCGCACTCGGAGGTTCTGCAGACCTACGACGGCGGCCCGGGAACCATCGGCCTCCACGGCTGGCCCGACTCCAGCGTGTTCGGGAAAGCCCTGTCCCACGGCTGCGTCCGCCTTCCCCGTCAAGCCCTCACCACGCTGTCCCATCTCCCTCTCGGCACTCCGGTCCTCGTCTCCGCCTGA
- a CDS encoding AraC family transcriptional regulator: MGGDWARYWRAGDRAVEAMHAHFERHVYHRHSHETYSFGFTEKGVQTFTCRGARHRSAAGMVMVFNPDDPHDGHADDDGGFTYRMVHVGPELVAEVLDEVGGGGGLPLFSEPVVRDAELARGLRGLHEALVGDVSVLRRDELFDQVVAQVVRRGGGGRGGEDEAAPEAGAARVVREALHYGDDPGITAGELAAVAGRSRFAVYRSFRAVYGMAPSDYQRQLRLRTARRLLDEGRPLAEVAVMAGFTDQSHLTRWFTRCFGVTPGVYRRAVTS; this comes from the coding sequence GTGGGTGGGGACTGGGCTCGGTACTGGCGTGCGGGGGATCGTGCGGTCGAGGCGATGCATGCGCATTTCGAGCGGCATGTGTATCACCGGCACAGTCATGAGACGTACTCGTTCGGGTTCACCGAGAAGGGGGTGCAGACGTTCACGTGCCGGGGGGCTCGGCATCGGAGCGCGGCGGGGATGGTGATGGTGTTCAACCCGGACGATCCGCATGACGGACATGCGGATGACGATGGGGGGTTCACGTACCGGATGGTGCATGTGGGGCCGGAGCTGGTGGCGGAGGTGCTCGACGAGGTGGGTGGTGGTGGCGGGTTGCCGTTGTTCAGTGAACCTGTGGTGCGGGACGCTGAGTTGGCCCGGGGGTTGCGGGGGTTGCATGAGGCGCTGGTGGGGGACGTGTCGGTGCTGCGGCGCGATGAGTTGTTCGACCAGGTCGTTGCGCAGGTGGTACGGCGGGGTGGCGGGGGTCGTGGCGGGGAGGACGAGGCGGCGCCGGAGGCCGGCGCGGCGCGGGTGGTCAGGGAGGCGCTGCATTACGGCGATGACCCGGGGATCACGGCGGGGGAACTGGCCGCGGTGGCGGGACGGAGCCGGTTCGCGGTGTACCGGTCGTTCCGCGCGGTGTACGGGATGGCGCCTAGCGACTACCAGCGGCAGTTGCGGTTGCGTACGGCGCGGCGGCTGCTCGACGAGGGGCGGCCGCTGGCGGAGGTCGCGGTCATGGCGGGGTTCACCGACCAGAGCCATCTGACGCGGTGGTTCACGCGGTGCTTCGGGGTGACGCCGGGGGTGTACCGGCGAGCGGTCACGTCCTGA
- a CDS encoding Ig-like domain repeat protein has protein sequence MTLLPAAPVQNGFSMIVRRAIATTITLVSSRNPSKVGEAVTFTATVAGTGTVIIPTGNVVFRDNGVDIGTAPLEGTGQASFTTSALIAGNHSITAAYQGNVSFDPSTSASLIQQRLASPPTPAPTPTHTQTPQPEPVVEPETPAVVHDDDDDDEFGRVCRRFRHHRGEGGWEDPRWRKLRQYCEDHWHRKDDQVVLIDKGIRRHIFGHYDQGGGGREYWDSSKKRWIPVHRHERPHYKKEHVRPRPMPPRPPVKHFAVTG, from the coding sequence GTGACCCTGCTTCCGGCCGCGCCCGTGCAGAACGGCTTCTCCATGATCGTCCGGCGGGCCATCGCCACAACCATCACGCTCGTGTCGTCGCGCAACCCGTCCAAGGTCGGCGAGGCCGTCACCTTCACCGCCACGGTGGCAGGAACCGGCACCGTGATCATCCCGACAGGGAACGTCGTGTTCCGCGACAACGGCGTGGACATCGGCACCGCACCGCTCGAAGGCACGGGCCAGGCCTCGTTCACCACATCAGCCCTGATCGCGGGCAACCACAGCATCACCGCCGCCTACCAGGGCAACGTCTCGTTCGACCCGAGCACCTCGGCCTCCCTGATCCAGCAGCGCCTCGCGAGCCCACCCACTCCCGCTCCCACTCCTACTCACACTCAAACGCCTCAGCCGGAGCCGGTGGTGGAGCCCGAAACGCCGGCCGTCGTTCACGACGATGACGACGACGACGAGTTCGGCCGCGTCTGCCGCAGGTTCCGCCACCACCGCGGCGAGGGCGGCTGGGAGGACCCGAGGTGGCGGAAACTCCGCCAGTACTGCGAGGACCACTGGCACCGCAAGGACGACCAGGTCGTCCTCATCGACAAGGGCATCCGCCGCCACATCTTCGGCCACTACGACCAGGGCGGCGGCGGCCGTGAGTACTGGGACTCCAGCAAGAAGCGCTGGATCCCGGTGCACCGCCACGAGCGGCCCCACTACAAGAAGGAGCACGTCCGTCCCAGGCCCATGCCGCCCAGGCCACCCGTCAAGCACTTCGCCGTAACGGGTTGA